From Paenibacillus sp. V4I7, one genomic window encodes:
- a CDS encoding response regulator has protein sequence MHVLIVDDEPVIRRGMVKMAEMYTPSFSKIQTAENGVAALERIRVCEPDLVLTDVRMPKMDGLELCRIIHEEFPHIKTVVISGYSDFEYAQKSMDYGVRHYMLKPVTKSDVHGMLDQLIKKPSRSYMPPSRYIEWIDQMEQQIWALQMEELSSLISRWREYCLSANLSLAQLKELLDDCNALLVKRFQGRNYSPSSVQAHLQADSVKEALEAFEKGLNQMAKGLQDVRSGSFKDPMEEAKGFIDSRLSEDISLDQVAAMVGLTPTYFSSLFKKVTQETFVQYRIKKRMTKAKEMLAIPYVRIVDVASDVGYDDYPHFTKTFKKIVGVSPSEYRAGLGIK, from the coding sequence ATGCATGTACTGATTGTAGACGATGAACCTGTCATTCGCAGAGGAATGGTAAAGATGGCGGAAATGTATACACCTTCTTTCTCGAAAATACAGACGGCTGAGAACGGCGTGGCTGCTTTAGAGCGGATTCGCGTCTGCGAGCCTGATCTAGTGTTGACGGATGTTCGCATGCCCAAAATGGACGGCTTGGAGCTCTGCAGAATCATTCATGAGGAATTTCCTCACATTAAGACCGTTGTAATATCCGGTTACAGTGACTTCGAATATGCCCAAAAAAGTATGGATTATGGTGTTCGGCACTATATGCTGAAACCGGTTACCAAATCAGATGTGCATGGCATGCTGGATCAATTGATCAAAAAGCCATCACGCAGCTATATGCCGCCTTCCCGTTATATCGAGTGGATTGATCAAATGGAACAGCAAATATGGGCTTTGCAAATGGAGGAACTGAGCAGCTTAATCAGCCGCTGGCGTGAATACTGCCTATCTGCCAATTTATCATTGGCCCAGCTTAAGGAGCTTCTGGATGATTGTAATGCGCTTCTTGTCAAACGCTTTCAAGGCCGCAATTATTCCCCGTCCTCCGTGCAAGCTCACTTGCAGGCGGATAGTGTGAAGGAAGCCCTCGAAGCGTTTGAGAAAGGTTTGAATCAAATGGCGAAAGGACTTCAAGATGTTCGAAGCGGCAGCTTCAAAGATCCTATGGAAGAGGCCAAAGGCTTTATCGACAGCCGGTTATCAGAGGACATTTCGCTGGATCAAGTCGCTGCGATGGTCGGATTGACACCTACCTATTTCAGCTCGCTTTTTAAAAAAGTAACGCAGGAAACCTTTGTTCAGTATCGGATCAAAAAAAGGATGACGAAGGCGAAGGAAATGCTGGCTATCCCTTATGTTCGAATCGTGGATGTGGCCTCCGATGTCGGGTATGACGATTACCCCCATTTTACGAAAACCTTCAAAAAAATTGTTGGCGTTTCGCCTTCTGAATATCGTGCAGGGCTTGGTATTAAATGA
- a CDS encoding sensor histidine kinase gives MKIRGLTKKLFVYFLIVIILSLSSVGIFSYMTSSDELAEMVENQMNQIVGNAVHHTDLYLIDYERSIVSILTNRQVMEFIDLKANREEYDFFTYRKMILETSVDPLFIRNPKLASVYLLSDKLNAVYYYNGVNEQSFNVEDKRKQREYLLANTTPDGKLSILNHTIIEGQENQMLTLVRRIRGFTSPELSGLLAIEMRSADLSALWKGIDLGKYGYLFIIDDKGRYVYHPEGVKVGSDVPNDFVQKLKQAGDHSFIDSNEGDQRMYLSRKSDYSGWQLVVSMPLHELRKPVANIRSTTLVVGLFTLALAILLAYRFGKSITKPIQVLKSGMRETEKGNWATIPLPSHRDEIVELMVRYNVMVNRLSEAVDRVVQVELSNSEIRMERQKAEFQSLQLQINPHFMYNTLETIVCYATIQDSEEISEIVKALAYMLRYSVQTNLEEITVANELKHVLYYLVVLRHRIGREFEIDVAIKPEYLLHAMVRLTLQPLVENVFQHAFPEGLEDYHFIRIDGGVEDGIFWISVEDNGSGMSETQLAQLQEKLSTNRLADAEIDEAGKKGGIGVLNVHRRIQMVYGENYGLRIESMAEQGTKMIMVMPASPKHYEKPNLE, from the coding sequence ATGAAAATTAGAGGTTTAACGAAAAAGCTATTCGTCTATTTTCTAATTGTCATTATTCTTTCTCTTAGCAGTGTCGGTATTTTCTCTTATATGACATCTTCCGATGAGTTAGCGGAAATGGTTGAGAACCAAATGAATCAAATCGTCGGGAACGCGGTTCATCATACGGATCTGTATTTGATTGATTATGAGCGCTCGATTGTCTCTATTTTGACGAACAGACAGGTTATGGAGTTTATTGATTTGAAAGCCAATCGGGAGGAATATGACTTTTTTACCTATCGGAAAATGATTCTCGAAACGAGTGTCGATCCGTTATTTATTCGCAATCCTAAATTAGCTTCTGTTTATTTGCTCAGCGATAAGCTGAATGCAGTCTATTACTATAATGGTGTGAATGAGCAATCCTTCAATGTTGAGGATAAACGGAAGCAGCGGGAATATTTACTCGCCAATACAACGCCTGACGGAAAATTAAGTATTTTGAACCACACCATTATTGAAGGTCAGGAGAATCAAATGCTCACGCTTGTCCGTCGTATCCGAGGCTTCACCTCGCCTGAATTGAGTGGCTTGCTCGCCATTGAGATGAGATCTGCTGATTTGTCTGCTCTATGGAAAGGAATTGATTTAGGTAAATACGGTTACCTGTTTATCATTGATGATAAGGGTCGTTATGTGTATCACCCCGAAGGAGTTAAAGTCGGATCCGATGTTCCCAATGATTTTGTGCAAAAGCTGAAACAGGCCGGGGATCATTCCTTTATTGATAGCAATGAAGGGGATCAGCGCATGTATCTAAGCCGCAAATCCGATTATTCGGGTTGGCAGCTTGTTGTCTCCATGCCGCTTCATGAACTGCGTAAACCGGTGGCTAACATCCGTTCGACAACGCTTGTAGTCGGGTTATTTACTCTGGCATTAGCGATTTTACTTGCCTACAGATTCGGTAAGTCGATTACCAAGCCGATTCAAGTACTTAAATCCGGGATGCGAGAGACGGAAAAAGGAAATTGGGCGACCATTCCACTCCCCTCTCACAGGGACGAAATTGTCGAACTCATGGTTCGCTATAACGTGATGGTCAATCGGTTATCTGAAGCGGTTGATCGCGTGGTTCAGGTCGAATTAAGCAATTCAGAAATTCGGATGGAGCGGCAGAAGGCTGAGTTTCAATCTCTTCAGCTGCAAATCAATCCTCATTTTATGTACAACACACTGGAGACGATTGTCTGCTATGCCACGATTCAGGATTCAGAGGAGATATCCGAAATTGTTAAGGCACTGGCTTATATGCTGCGCTACTCGGTCCAAACCAATCTGGAAGAAATTACGGTTGCGAACGAGTTGAAGCACGTTTTGTATTATCTGGTCGTGCTGAGGCATAGAATTGGCCGGGAATTCGAGATTGATGTTGCGATTAAACCCGAATATTTGCTACATGCCATGGTTCGGCTGACCCTTCAGCCTCTGGTCGAAAATGTGTTCCAGCATGCATTTCCGGAAGGATTGGAAGATTATCATTTCATCCGAATCGACGGAGGGGTAGAGGACGGAATCTTCTGGATTAGTGTAGAGGATAATGGTTCAGGGATGTCGGAGACACAACTTGCGCAGCTCCAAGAGAAGTTGAGCACAAACAGACTGGCAGATGCTGAAATAGATGAAGCAGGTAAAAAAGGCGGTATTGGTGTGCTGAACGTCCATCGCCGAATTCAAATGGTCTACGGGGAGAATTATGGACTGAGGATTGAAAGTATGGCTGAGCAGGGAACTAAAATGATCATGGTAATGCCTGCATCACCTAAACATTATGAAAAACCAAATCTTGAATAG
- a CDS encoding glycoside hydrolase family 95 protein: MNNREKLWYLQPAKMWVEALPIGNGRLGGMIFGQVQEERIQLNEDSIWYGGPKDGINPDGSRYLEEIRELLFAGNVLEATRLTRMALFSTPKYYNPYQPLGDLRLYFHDQKGEVEDYRRELDLKKAIARTTYRVGGVNYRRTMFTSCPDQVMMIQLECDQPGKLHFSANLNRRPFEGETGALSEGSIWMGGECGKHGVEYACVLKAKSKDGHVSVIGDFLSVEGASSVTLMLAAASTFRESDPLAACKLQIDGADRFNADEIERRHIQDYQELYNRVSLSLTENDPFDDLPTDERLKLLQGDQSTVDSGLMELYFQYGRYLLIASSRPGCLPANLQGIWNDSFTPPWESKYTININTQMNYWPAEVCGLSECHEPLFDHIERMQVSGRQTARELYGCSGFVAHHNTNLWGETRPEGLFPTCVIWPMGAAWLSLHVWEHFVFTEDMDFLRHRAYPILKDAAAFFLDYLVESPDGQLVTGPSVSPENVYVLADGTRGALTMGPSMDTQIIRELFEACKQSSLLLQVDSELRERYSALLERLPKPQIGKHGQIMEWLKDYEEDDPGHRHISQLFALHPGTQINPHRTPELAKAAAATLQRRLENGGGHTGWSSAWIVNMYARLEDGEQSYAHLNHMLCKSTYPNLFDAHPPFQIDGNFGATAGIAQMLLQSHADELNLLPALPPVWSEGEVRGLRGRGGYVVDLKWTDGKLSEAIISAAKAGLCRVRTSHDVLVRCGGEDIALGGDQSVVEFRVEAGRTYELYRK; encoded by the coding sequence TTGAACAATCGCGAGAAATTGTGGTACCTTCAGCCTGCTAAGATGTGGGTAGAAGCGCTTCCGATCGGTAACGGTCGACTGGGCGGGATGATTTTTGGTCAAGTGCAAGAGGAAAGAATTCAATTAAATGAAGATTCCATCTGGTACGGAGGTCCTAAAGATGGCATCAACCCCGATGGTTCTCGATATTTAGAAGAAATCCGAGAGCTGCTTTTTGCCGGAAACGTCTTGGAAGCTACGCGATTAACACGAATGGCGCTCTTTTCCACACCTAAATATTATAATCCTTATCAGCCTTTGGGAGACCTAAGGCTTTATTTTCATGACCAGAAAGGCGAAGTTGAAGATTATCGGCGAGAATTGGATTTGAAGAAAGCCATCGCTCGTACAACTTATAGGGTGGGCGGAGTCAATTACCGTCGTACGATGTTTACCAGCTGTCCCGATCAAGTGATGATGATTCAATTGGAGTGCGATCAACCAGGCAAACTTCATTTCTCTGCGAATCTGAATCGCAGACCTTTTGAGGGGGAAACCGGCGCATTGTCGGAGGGTAGTATTTGGATGGGCGGAGAATGCGGGAAGCATGGTGTTGAATATGCTTGTGTGTTGAAAGCCAAATCCAAGGATGGTCATGTGTCCGTGATTGGCGACTTCCTGTCTGTGGAAGGGGCTAGCTCTGTGACATTGATGCTTGCCGCAGCCAGCACATTTCGAGAGTCAGATCCATTAGCAGCCTGCAAGCTTCAAATTGATGGCGCCGATCGGTTCAATGCTGACGAAATAGAACGCCGGCATATTCAAGATTATCAGGAATTGTACAATCGGGTGAGTTTGTCTTTGACGGAAAACGATCCTTTTGATGATTTGCCAACGGATGAGCGTTTGAAGCTTCTACAAGGGGATCAATCGACTGTGGATAGCGGTTTGATGGAGCTTTACTTTCAATACGGCCGTTATTTACTGATCGCCAGCTCCCGCCCAGGATGTCTGCCCGCGAATCTCCAAGGCATTTGGAATGACAGCTTTACACCTCCTTGGGAGTCCAAATATACAATTAATATCAATACACAAATGAATTATTGGCCAGCTGAGGTTTGCGGGTTATCGGAATGTCATGAACCGCTGTTCGACCATATCGAACGAATGCAGGTCAGTGGTCGGCAAACAGCGCGCGAGCTGTATGGCTGCTCGGGCTTTGTCGCTCATCACAACACGAACTTATGGGGAGAGACGCGGCCTGAAGGATTGTTCCCGACATGTGTGATATGGCCGATGGGAGCTGCATGGCTAAGCTTACACGTATGGGAGCATTTTGTTTTTACCGAAGATATGGATTTTTTACGGCATAGAGCCTACCCGATCTTGAAGGATGCTGCAGCTTTTTTCCTTGATTATTTGGTGGAATCGCCAGATGGACAGCTTGTGACGGGACCATCAGTCTCTCCAGAAAACGTGTATGTATTGGCGGATGGAACTAGAGGGGCATTGACCATGGGGCCTTCTATGGATACGCAGATCATCCGTGAGTTGTTCGAGGCGTGTAAACAGAGCAGTCTCCTGCTGCAGGTCGATAGTGAGCTTCGTGAGCGGTACTCCGCGCTGCTGGAGCGGCTGCCTAAGCCGCAGATTGGCAAACACGGACAGATCATGGAATGGTTGAAGGACTATGAGGAGGATGATCCAGGTCATCGGCATATTTCACAGTTGTTTGCGCTGCATCCGGGAACCCAAATCAACCCGCATCGCACACCGGAATTAGCCAAAGCAGCTGCAGCCACACTGCAGCGGAGATTGGAAAATGGTGGCGGGCATACGGGTTGGAGCAGTGCGTGGATTGTCAATATGTATGCAAGACTGGAAGATGGCGAACAATCGTATGCACATTTAAACCACATGCTGTGCAAATCAACGTATCCCAATCTCTTTGATGCGCATCCTCCTTTTCAAATTGACGGGAATTTCGGTGCCACGGCTGGCATTGCCCAGATGCTGCTGCAATCTCATGCCGATGAGTTGAACTTACTTCCTGCGCTGCCGCCTGTGTGGTCTGAGGGTGAAGTGAGAGGACTAAGGGGGCGCGGCGGATACGTCGTCGACCTGAAGTGGACCGATGGAAAACTATCGGAAGCGATCATCAGCGCAGCGAAGGCTGGCTTATGTAGAGTCCGTACAAGTCATGACGTTCTAGTCCGCTGCGGGGGAGAAGATATCGCCTTAGGCGGGGACCAGTCAGTTGTAGAGTTTCGAGTTGAAGCTGGCAGAACGTATGAGCTTTATAGAAAATAA